The following is a genomic window from Geminicoccaceae bacterium.
CAATGCCGATCGTGCCTTGCCTGCGGGCATGTTCCTCTATGTCGAGATCGAGCTCGATGAGCGCCAGGCCCTGCTGGTCCCCGAACAGGCTGTCCAGGCATCGGCCCAGGGCAGCTATCTGTTTGTCGCCGAGGACGGCAGGGCGGTGATGCGTCATGTGACCGTCGGCCAACGTGAAAACGGCATGGTTGAAATCACTTCGGGCATTGCCGAAGGCGACGAGGTCATCTCCACCGGACTCCAGCGCCTGCGCGACGGCATAGCGATCCAGACAGGCGATGACCGCAAGCAACCGCAAGCCGGATCCGGCGAGAACGACAAGGCCGGCCAGGACAAGGGTGCTGGCGCATGAGCCTGTCCGACATCAGTATCCGCCGCCCGGTGCTGGCGACCGTTGCCAGCCTCGTCATCATCGTCCTTGGTATCGCCTCGCTCCTCCGCCTGCCCGTGCGCGAGCTGCCGGACATCGATGCCTCGGTCATCACCGTTTCCGTCGGATATTCGGGGGCCGTTCCGTCGGTCATCGACACGGACGTGGTCGAGGTGATCGAGGGAGCGGTCGCTGGCGTCTCCGGCGTCAAGTCCATCAGTTCCTCCAGCCAGCGGGGCCGCGGACGCACCGTCATCGAGTTCATCCCCGGCCGCGACATCGACGAGGCTGCCAACGACGTCCGCGATGCCGTCAGCCGGGTGCGCGGGCAGTTGCCGGACGACGTCGACGAACCACGCATCTACAAGAACGACAACAACAACGATCCGGTCATGCGCCTGGCCGTCACCAGCGACGCCATGACCGCTTCGCAGCTCACCGATTTCGTCGAGCGCTACATCGTCGACCGCCTGTCGACCCTCGACGGCGTGGCGGATGTGGAAATTGCCGGTGCGCGTTCCTTTGCCATCCGCGTATGGCTCGACCGGCGGGCCATGGCCGCGCGCCGGCTGACCGTCCAGGACATCGAGCAGGCTCTGCGCCGCAACAATATCGACCTGCCCACCGGCGAACTCACATCGATCGATCGTGAATTCACCATCCGCACCGATTCGAGACTGAGCCGGGTCGGGCAGTTCCAGCAGATGATCATCAGCCGCGTGGACGGTTATCCCGTGCGGCTCTCGGACATCGCCCGCGTCGAGCTGGGGTCCGAGGACGATGACACGATCGTCCGCCTCGATCACCGGCAGGCGGTCGGTCTCTCCGTGCTCCGCCAGTCCCAGTCGAATACGATCGCCATTTCCGACAAGGTGCGAAAGGAAATCGATTCGATCCGCGAGACCTTGCCGCAAGGCATGGACATCGATATCGCCTCCGACGACGCCACCTTCATCAGCCAGTCGATCCACGAAGTCCTCAACGCACTCAGCATCGCCATCGGCCTGGTGATCCTCGTCATCTTCCTCTTCCTCGCCTCGGCCCGGGCCACGCTGGTGCCGGCAGTGACCATTCCGGTTTCGGTGATCGGAACCTTCATCGGCGTCTATGCACTCGGTTTCTCGATCAACGTCCTCAATCTCCTGGCGCTGATCCTCGCCATCGGTCTCGTCGTCGACGATGCCATCGTCGTGCTCGAAAACATCCAACGACGTGTGCGCGCAGGCGAAAGCGGTGTGGTTGCCGCCTTTCTCGGTACGCGCCAGGTGACGTTCGCCGTGCTGGCCACCTCGGTGACCCTGATCGCCGTCTTCCTTCCCATCTCCTTTCTCGAGGGACAGGTCGGCCGCCTGTTCAGCGAGTTCGGGTTCGTGCTTGCGTCATCGGTGGTCATATCCACATTCGTCGCGCTGACGCTGTGTCCGGCGCTGGCGTCGCGGATCATCAAGCGCGAGGAACATCCATCCCTGTTTGCCCGTATCGTCGATGCGGTCATGGGATTCGTCGAGCGCGGCTATCGGTGGTTGCTCCGTGGCGCGCTCCATGTTCCGCTTCTGGTGATCGTCCTTGCGATCATGGTGGGCGCAGCCTCGCCCCTCCTGCTGAATGTGGTTCCCTCGGAACTGGCACCCGAGGAAGACCGCGGTGTCTTCTTCGTACCGATCACCGCTCCCCAGGGATCGACCGTCGCCTATACCGACCGCGAGGTCCGCAAGGTCGAGGCGATGATCGATCCCCTGCGCGACCGGGGCGAACTTACCGCGGCCTTCGCGCTCGTCGGGCGCGGCTCCGGTAACCGCGCCTTCATCGTTGGCCGGCTGGCCGACTGGTCCGAACGCGAGCGCAGCCAGCAGGAGATCGTCCGCTCGCTGATCCCGAAGATCAGTGGCCTCATCGGTGCGCGCGCCTTTCCGGTGAGCCCCAACGGGCTCGGCGTGCGTGGCAGCCAGTCGCCACTGCAAGTGGTCATCGGTGCATCGGACTACGAGACGGCGCAGACCTGGGGCGAGAACCTCAAGCTGCTGGCCGAGGACAATCCCGGCCTGCAGAACGTCGACATGGATTACGAGGAGAACGCCGCCCAGATCGACATCAACATCGATCGCGAGCGCGCCG
Proteins encoded in this region:
- a CDS encoding efflux RND transporter permease subunit, whose product is MSLSDISIRRPVLATVASLVIIVLGIASLLRLPVRELPDIDASVITVSVGYSGAVPSVIDTDVVEVIEGAVAGVSGVKSISSSSQRGRGRTVIEFIPGRDIDEAANDVRDAVSRVRGQLPDDVDEPRIYKNDNNNDPVMRLAVTSDAMTASQLTDFVERYIVDRLSTLDGVADVEIAGARSFAIRVWLDRRAMAARRLTVQDIEQALRRNNIDLPTGELTSIDREFTIRTDSRLSRVGQFQQMIISRVDGYPVRLSDIARVELGSEDDDTIVRLDHRQAVGLSVLRQSQSNTIAISDKVRKEIDSIRETLPQGMDIDIASDDATFISQSIHEVLNALSIAIGLVILVIFLFLASARATLVPAVTIPVSVIGTFIGVYALGFSINVLNLLALILAIGLVVDDAIVVLENIQRRVRAGESGVVAAFLGTRQVTFAVLATSVTLIAVFLPISFLEGQVGRLFSEFGFVLASSVVISTFVALTLCPALASRIIKREEHPSLFARIVDAVMGFVERGYRWLLRGALHVPLLVIVLAIMVGAASPLLLNVVPSELAPEEDRGVFFVPITAPQGSTVAYTDREVRKVEAMIDPLRDRGELTAAFALVGRGSGNRAFIVGRLADWSERERSQQEIVRSLIPKISGLIGARAFPVSPNGLGVRGSQSPLQVVIGASDYETAQTWGENLKLLAEDNPGLQNVDMDYEENAAQIDINIDRERADDLGITVEDISSTLRTMLASREITTYIDRGREYPVIVQAAAEDRRSPSDLANLFIRTGRGELVPLEALVSFSESAESPTLNRYNRLPSVTISASLADGYDLGAAIAFMQQAAVDALPPDVSMSFAGQSQVFLETSSGMIMVFAMAVLVVFLVLAGQFESFIHPIIIMLTVPLGTTGALLAIWLTGSTLNVYTEIGIVLLVGLMAKNGILIVEFANQLRDEGRGIREAVLEASALRLRPIIMTVISTVLGAVPLVLSSGAGSESRVAIASVIIGGLGLSTLLTLFVTPVLYDLLARFTRPAGAVTRELDEALAATHATRAGRQA